The genomic stretch CAGCCCTCGCTGGCGCTGGCCGCGCCGGCGCGCGTGGGCAAGCAGACCGTGGGCGTGGCGTTCCTGCGCCTGCCGCTGCAGCGCGTGAGCCAGGGCGTGGAAGGCGCAGCGGTATCCGGCGACAGCTACCTGGCCCTGCGCCAGGGCGGCTACAGCGTGGTCGAGCGCGGCGATGCCACCTTGTCCAACGGCGCCGAAGCGTTGGCGGCGAAGATTCCCGACAGCGACCTGCGCGTGGCCGCGGCCGTGCCCGACGTGGCCGGCGGCCCGCTGGGCCTGGGCGCGATCGGTTGCTTCGGCGTGGCCGCGGTCATGGCCCTGCTGGCCCTGCTGGCCTGGCGCGCGCCCAAGCTGCGCCGCGGCGCGGCGGTGGCGACCGAAGAAGAAGGGCCGTCGCAGACCCTGTCCGAAGCGCTGCAGCAGCAGCCGGCGCCCGAGCCGGTGGAACTGCCGGTGGACGTCAAGTCGCCGCTGCCGGCCAAGGCCGTGGCGATCGACCGCAGCATCTTCCGCGCCTACGACGTGCGCGGCGTGGTCGGCCAGACCCTGGACGCCGGCGTGGCCGAACTGATCGGTCAGGCGGTGGGTTCGCTGATGCACGAGCAGGGCCTGACCGACATCGTGGTCGGCCGCGACGGCCGCCTGTCCGGCCCGGCCATGGTCGAAGGCCTGATCGCCGGCCTGCGCAAGGCCGGCCGCAACGTCATCGACATCGGCATGGCGCCCACGCCGGTGATCTATTTCGGCGCCTACCACCTGCGCGCGGGCTCCTGCGTGTCGGTCACCGGCAGCCACAACCCGCCGGACTACAACGGCTTCAAGATCGTGGTCGGCGGCACCACCCTGTCGGGCGACGCCATCACCGACCTGTACGCGCGCATCGCCGACGACCGCCTGCACCTGGGCGACCTGGGCTCGCTGCAGGAGCGCGACATCGGCGAGGACTACGTGCAGCGCATCGCCTCGGACGTGCAGATCGACCGCCCGCTCAAGGTGGTGGTGGACGCGGGCAACGGCGTGGCCGGCGACATCGGCCCGCGCGTGCTCAGCGCGATCGGCGCCGAAGTCACGCCGCTGTACTGCGACATCGACGGCCACTTCCCCAACCACCACCCGGACCCGAGCGAGCCGCACAACCTCGCCGACCTGATCAAGATGGTGCAGCGCCTGGACGCCGACCTGGGCGTGGCCTTCGACGGCGACGGCGACCGCCTGGGCGTGGTCACCCGCGACGGCCACAACATCTTCCCCGACCGCCTGCTGATGCTGTTCGCCGCCGACGTGCTGGAACGCAACCCCGGCGCGATGATCATCTACGACGTGAAGTGCACCGGCCGCCTGCCTGGCCACATCCTGCGCCACGGCGGCAGCCCGCTGATGTGGAAGACCGGGCATTCGCTGATCAAGGCCAAGATGCGCGAGACCGACGCCGAACTGGCCGGCGAGATGAGCGGCCACTTCTTCTTCAAGGAGCGCTGGTTCGGTTTCGACGACGGCATCTACGCCGCCGCCCGCCTGCTGGAAATCCTGGCCGGCCGCCCGCAGACGCCCAGCGAAACCCTGGACGCGCTGCCCGACGGCGTGGCCACGGCCGAGATCAAGGTCGAAGCGCCCGAAGGCGACCCGCACAGCTTCGTCGAGCGCTTCCGCGCCCAGGCCCAGTTCGAGGGCGCGCGCCTGTCCACCATCGACGGCCTGCGCGTGGACTACGCCGACGGCTGGGGCCTGGTGCGCGCGTCCAACACCACGCCGATCCTGGTGCTGCGCTTCGACGCGGATTCGCGCGACGCGATGGGCCGCATCCAGGCGGTGTTCCGCCAGCAGCTGCTGGCGGTGGACCCGGATCTCAACTTGCCGTTCTGAAATCCGCCGTTTGAAGCGACGCCGGCCTGGCCTGGGATGCGACGCGAGTTTGCGGGCCCGCGTGCCCTCACCCCAACCCGCACCCCGGCCCGCCCGCATAGCGGTCGGGCGTTCAGTGCAGCGCGAGCCAATGGCTCGCAAGCGCTGCCCTTCACCCCGTAAGCGGGAGAGGGGCTAAAAGCGACAGCGTCGGATCAGTCCCCTCTCCCGTTTACGGGAGAGGGCTAGGGTGAGGGGGTGAGCGCAAAGCGCGAATGCTCTTGACCCTCGCTCGGGCCCCGAACTCGCAGCCGCAAATGAAGACCCGGAGGGCGGCGCACAGGATGTGCGCCGTTTTTCGCTGGCACAGGGATGTGCCATCGAAAAATCCCCGCGCCCACTCCGCTCTCGCACGGGAGCTCTGGCGAAGCGTTTTTCTTTGGTTACTTTCTTTTGACGCTTATCAAAAGAAAGTGACCCGGCCGCTTGCGGACGGAAGCTGTTGCTGTTGCTCCTAAGCAAGAGCAACAACAAAGGCAAATCCCCCTCAATCCCCCTTTTCCAAAGGGGGAAGAAAGCAAAGGGGAAGTGGGGGAGGCGCAGGGCGCACGGCCCGTACGGGCCTGCGCCAACAAAAAGGCCGGCATTCGCCGGCCTCCTGCGTACTGGAACCAGCGTGCCGCTCACCCGCCCGCGTTCCGCGCCGCCTCCGCCGCCTTCATCGCGTTGTAGCGCTCCAGCGCCGCGGCCAGGTCTTCGTCGATGGCCGCGCGTTCGATTTTCTGCTGGGCCAGGATGTTCTGCTGGCGCAGCAGTTCGGCGTGCTGGTTGCGGATGTTGTCGGACAGCCCGCTGCCCACGGGCTTGCCGTTGAGTTCGTTTTCGCCGGCCTTGCGCAGCAGGCTGATCAGGCTCTGGCGGCGGCCTTCCACGCCCAGCTGCGAGGCCTTGACGGTTTCATCCAGCACCGCGATGCGTTCCTGGAACGCGCGGCGCAGGTCGGACTCGGTGGCGTAGGACTGGGCCATGGCGATGTCGCGGCGCGCCTTGGCCTCGGCGGCCATCGCCGCCAGGCGGTCGGTCTCGGCCTGGGTCGCGGCGGCGGCGCGCTCCTCGGCGGTCAGCGCGCGGTCGACCCGGGCGGTGGCCATGCCGCTCTTGGCGCTGAATTCGGTGCGCGCGCTGTTCACGGCGCTGGCGGGCAGGGCGTCGCCGCAGACCTTGCGGCCGTTTTCCTGCCAGCAGTACAGCTTCTTCTTGGCCGTGTCCTGGGCCGGCGCGGCGCCGGCCACCAGCGCCATCAGCGCGGCGCCGGTGAGGATGGTGAGGGTCTGGTTCATCTCGGCTCCCTGCCTGTGCATGGCCAGGCGTCTCTGGGCAAAGCGTATCTGAGCAAAACCCACGCAAGAGTCGCGCCATCCCAGCCCCCGGCGCGTGCAACCGGCGTCACGATTCCGACAACGCGGCCGCAGGGCCGCGCCCGGCCATCGCGCTCAGTCTTGCGCCTGGCTGCCGTAGCGCGCGCGGTAGTCGAGCAAACGCGAGCGCTGCGCGGCCCATTCGGGGTCGTCCGTGGCCGCCGCGCCGGTGTAGTCGAGCAGGTCGGCCAGGGTCGCCACCGCGATCACCGGCAGGCCCTGTTCGATTGCGACAGTTTCTGCCGCCGAGCGTCGGGTAGTGGCCGGGTCCACCGCCTCCTGGCGGTCCAGCGCGATCACGATGCCGACCGCGCGGCCGCCGGCGCCGGCGATGATGGCCAGCGCCTCGCGGATCGCGGTGCCGGCGGTGATCACGTCGTCCACGATCAGCACCCGGCGGCCGTCCAGCGGCGCGCCGATCAGGCTGCCGCCTTCGCCGTGGGTCTTGGCTTCCTTGCGGTTGAACGCCAGCGGCAGGTCGCGGCCGCGGCGCGCGTATTCGCAGGCCAGGGCGCTGGCCAGCGGGATGCCCTTGTAGGCCGGCCCGAACAGCAGGTCGAAGTCCAGGCCGTGGGCGTCGATGGCGTCGGCGTAGCAGCCGGCCAGCTCGGCCAGGGCCGCGCCGGAGTCGAAGCGGCCGGCGTTGAAGAAGTAGGGGCTGCTGCGGCCGGACTTCAGGGTGAAGTCGCCGAAGCGCAGGGCGTCGGCGCGCAGGGCCAGTTGCAGGAAGCGGGAGCGGTGGTCGGTCATGGGGGGCTCAGTCGGTGGAGGGCGGCTGCAGCCGGCGCAGCATCAGGTGCTGCGGGCCGGCCTGGCCGCCCAGGTAGAGTTCGCCGGTGTCGGCGAAGCCCGAGCGCCGATAGGCG from Lysobacter silvisoli encodes the following:
- a CDS encoding phosphomannomutase/phosphoglucomutase, which produces MVDLKIERPKLSADQLKPLRPVAIAVLALLAAWFAWSGWQQQRDNARRGGIERARDAAVEAAKGGLAAELKRLDERLASAPVQTALGAADLAGAARELSKDWPGASDAAVLAPDLASEYAALPKGGYGRLAAMEAAIANDKAVAWVARDGAQPSLALAAPARVGKQTVGVAFLRLPLQRVSQGVEGAAVSGDSYLALRQGGYSVVERGDATLSNGAEALAAKIPDSDLRVAAAVPDVAGGPLGLGAIGCFGVAAVMALLALLAWRAPKLRRGAAVATEEEGPSQTLSEALQQQPAPEPVELPVDVKSPLPAKAVAIDRSIFRAYDVRGVVGQTLDAGVAELIGQAVGSLMHEQGLTDIVVGRDGRLSGPAMVEGLIAGLRKAGRNVIDIGMAPTPVIYFGAYHLRAGSCVSVTGSHNPPDYNGFKIVVGGTTLSGDAITDLYARIADDRLHLGDLGSLQERDIGEDYVQRIASDVQIDRPLKVVVDAGNGVAGDIGPRVLSAIGAEVTPLYCDIDGHFPNHHPDPSEPHNLADLIKMVQRLDADLGVAFDGDGDRLGVVTRDGHNIFPDRLLMLFAADVLERNPGAMIIYDVKCTGRLPGHILRHGGSPLMWKTGHSLIKAKMRETDAELAGEMSGHFFFKERWFGFDDGIYAAARLLEILAGRPQTPSETLDALPDGVATAEIKVEAPEGDPHSFVERFRAQAQFEGARLSTIDGLRVDYADGWGLVRASNTTPILVLRFDADSRDAMGRIQAVFRQQLLAVDPDLNLPF
- the pyrE gene encoding orotate phosphoribosyltransferase, translating into MTDHRSRFLQLALRADALRFGDFTLKSGRSSPYFFNAGRFDSGAALAELAGCYADAIDAHGLDFDLLFGPAYKGIPLASALACEYARRGRDLPLAFNRKEAKTHGEGGSLIGAPLDGRRVLIVDDVITAGTAIREALAIIAGAGGRAVGIVIALDRQEAVDPATTRRSAAETVAIEQGLPVIAVATLADLLDYTGAAATDDPEWAAQRSRLLDYRARYGSQAQD